Within the Opitutaceae bacterium TAV5 genome, the region AGCTCGACTTCGTCGGTGATGTCCGCGCCGGCACGGTCCCAGACCACGCGGCGGACCCAGCGGTTGACGCTGGCATAGCAGCCGGAGGCATCCACGGTGATGTCGCCGCCGGTGGCGTCGAGGCGAGCGACGGTGAGGGGAGCGGAGCGGTGGGCGCGGTCGAGAATCTGCCCGGCTCCGGCTTTGAGGATTTCGGGTGTGAGGGCGGCGGGTGCATGGTCGCCGACTTGCAGGACGTTGTGTCCGGCGATGCTGCGGAAGTGGGTGGGATGTTCGGGAAGTCCGTAGGAAACGAGGCCGGCTTCGATAAGCACGGGCTTGCCGTCGAGGATGAGGTTGACGTGCCCGCGGTCCTGGTGGTCGTGGGCGTCGGTGGCGTGGCCGCCGCGAATCCATAATCCGGATACTTTTCCTCCGGGTGAATTTTCCCACGATTCGATCCAGTTGACCCGGGTGGCGATGCGGTAGGAGGCGAAGGCGGGGGGCGGAAGCGGGGCGAGGTTTTTGTTCCCGGCAAGGGTGGCGCGGGCGAGGAAAACGGGGAGCGAGGTGGCGAAGGTGGCGGAACGCGCTTCCGGAACGCGGCGGTTGAAACCCCAGATGGCAACGGGATGGCCGGTATCGGTGACGAGTTGGGCAAGGAGGCCGGGATCGATGCCGGCCCAGCTGTCAAAAGCATTGATGGTAAAGCGGCCCGGTTGCTGATGGTGCATGAGCCAGACGGGGAATTTTTTGAGGAAGGGGTGGTCAAGCAGACGGGTATCGCCGGCCTGGAGCGCCGTGGCGCGGGCAACGGAGAGAACGCTGGAAAGGGTGATGGAGCCGTAACCCATGCCTTCGACGAACTCGCCGTCGGGGCCCTGGGCATCGAGGGAGCGGAGGATGTTCCTGACGCCGAATTCGTAGTCGTCGCGGTGGCGGTCGAGTCCGTTGAAGAGGCTGGCGAGGACGATGGCCTCGTTGGGGAGCACCCACTGGTTGCTGTAGGCGGCTTCGCGTTTGATGAACCAGCTCCGCTGCGTGCGCCAGTCGTCGCGGATGCGGGCGATCTCGGCTTCGAAGCGGGTGTCGAGAGCTTGGCGAAGCTCGGGTGAAACGGAGCCGTCCGGGAGGAGTTTTATGGATTCGGTGATGGCGCGGACGGCCCAGCCGGTGCCGAGCCACGCGCCGCCGGAGGTGGCCGAGCCGCCGGACCAGCCGGGACGTTCGAGGGGAGCCCACGTGGCCAGCTCGGCGAGTTGTGCGCAAACATAACCGGCGAGCGCACGATCACCGGTCAGGCGGGCGGCAGCGGCGATGCGGGGGAGGCGGCGGCTGAGTTCGCTGGCCGCGGAGGAGTCGCCGAGGCCGAGGGCAAGGCGTTCGAAACCGGCATCATCGAGATGAGGCATGTGCGCGGGTTTTGTTTTATACTTCATGTTGATGCCGGAGGCGCGCAGCTCGGCGAGGTCACGGGGGCGACGGATGAGCGGTTTTTGCGCGGCTTCCTCGCGGGCGGCGGCAACCAGTGCATCGCGGGAGGCGGCAAGGTCGGGACTGGACGTGCGGGCAAGCTCATCGAGCGTGGCGCAGGGATCGGCGGATACCGCGCGGACCGGGGCGGCAAAGGCGGAGAGCAGAAGCGCGAGCAGCAGGGGGGCGAATGCGAGCGGGAGGCCGGAGGTGGTCATCGGAATTAAAAATTAAGGGAACTTCCAGGAATTGAACAGAAGGCAACGAAGAGAACGAAGAACAACCAAGGACGCTTACGGTTCACTCCTGTTTAATTTTATTAGAATAAATGACTTATTGTTCAGGGTCTTCTTTGTTTTACCCTCGTTGCCTTTGTTTCCTTCTGTTCAAAAATGAATTTCAAGAACTTCCCTTAAAGATCAGGGAACGGGAGCGGGGGGGGCGATTTACGTCATGGCTACCACACGACAAAGGTTTCCGTGACTCCGCCGATTGTGATGGCGAGGTGGTTGTCATTGAGCGAAAACACGTCGTGGCCGACATGGAGTTTTCCATCGGAAAACGAAATGGACAAGGGCGCGGGGAGGGGAGCGCCGGCCGCCGCCACGGGACGCAATACGGATACAAAGCCGAGATTCGCGGCCGGCTCGCGGTTGCGAACCGTCAACTCGATCGCGCTGCCGGGTTTTCCCTCGTTCGCCCCGCCGGGACTGTAATCGCGACCCTGGCCGTGCATGTGCCCTTCGCCCACCGACGCGTCCAGCGGTGCATCCGCCGCGACAAACATTTCGAGCGCGGCTTTCGGGCGTTTCAGCAAAAACGAACGCGAATCGGCTCCGCCTCTTCCTTCCGTGGTCGAAAGCACGGCGCGTCCGTCACGATTGTTGAAATGCAGGCGCCAGGCGTAGGAGTGGGTTTCACCTGTGCTTTCGAGGCGGTCGAACATCACGAAATAGCCCGGTTCCCGGGCATAAACCACGACGCGTCCGATTCGCTTGTGGGGTTGCGCATAGGCGCCGGTGGCATCGCTGGCGAGGACGTCGGCGGCTTTGCCCGCGGCCAGCAAGGTGGTTTTCGCGACGGGCCGGCCTTGGATCATCGCCGTTGTCCGGGGCTTGATCGGCAGCAACTGGTTCTTGTCGTCGATTTCAACCGTGTTTTGCGCGCGCGTGCTCATATCGTATTCGAAATGCAACGGGCTGCGATAGGAGGCGGAGCCGGGCGAGACGACGAGGTATTCCCCAAAGGCCGCCAGCACGAAGGAGTTTCGGCAGGCGTGATGGTGGCTGTAATTTGTTTTGGTCGCGCCTGCATTGTTGAGCGCGAACACCACGCCGTTGTCATCCCAGCCGGAGCGGATAAAATTCTCGCCGCTGGCGAAGGAGGCGAGGGTGGGCAGGCCGAGTTCGGCGGGGGACCGGGCCGGCGGCAGTTTTACTGCCAATCCCGATCCCGCTCCCTGTTTTTGCAGAAACAGAAAGATTCGCCAGTGCCGCACGTCCCCTCGTTCTTCCTCCGTTTCGCTTTTGACGGAACTGTTTGGCGGGAAAAATGCGTCGCCCAGCCAGCGCGCGAGGCCGTCATGATAGAGGGAGGAGAAGAGAGCGGTGGTGGCGGCAGGAGGACGGCCCCAATACGAGTTGTCGTGAAAATGGGCGCGCATCGGTTGATAGCCGGCGGCGTCTTTGTCGCGGCCGCGGAACAGGAAATAATGATACGCGAGCCAGCGCGAGGAGTGGGCCAGGGGCGCGCCGGAGAACACGGTTTTCAGTTGCTCGGGCGACATGGCGAGCGCCGCGGAAAAGAGCGTGTCGATCGGATAATAGAAATAGCCTGTCCCCTCGCCATAACTGCCGTCGGCCTCGACCGTGGAATCGAGGTACCAGCGCAGGCGGCGGACGGCGGTTCGTTGCGCGTCGCCGTCGTCCAGATAGCGCGCCATGACGAGCGTGCCAGTGGCGATGACGGCGGTCCAGTTGTTGGCTTTGTCGGTCTTGAGCCATGTGAGGCAGGGAACGAGCGCCTTGGCACGCAGCGCGGCGTCCATCGAGGCGATTTCGTCTGCGGAAAACAAGTCGGGTGAGGCGGCGAGGGCGTTGGCGAAGGAGAGGCCGGTCTGGGCGGTTTCGAGACCGGCGTTGTTGCCGCGCAATTCGGAGTGGAGCCAGAAGGCGGGCGGCAGGGCGGCGATGTGCGTCAGATGCGTTTTGAGAAATTGCCCGAGCAGATCGTGTCCGGTGAACAGGTGAACGAGCGAAAGGCGCGTGAGGTCGCGCAGGCTGTAAATGTAGCGGCTGGCGCCGAAGCCGGTTTTGGGGAGATGCCACTGGTTGACGGTTTGCGCGGCGAAGGCGGCTTCGGCCTCCCAGGCGGCGCGTCCGTCGGCGGTGTCGGCGAACCACTCGCCCAGTTTGCGAAATTCCTCCGGCGAGGCCCAGGGATGGCGGCTGGCGCCGATGCGCGCAGGGCGCGACGGGTCGGGTTGGGCAAACTCCCCGGCCGTGACTTCGCGTCCGTTTTCGGGTTTGGGAAAATCGGGGTGTTCGAAGACCGGAGGCTGGTCAGCGGCAACGGCGGAGAGCAGAAGCGCGAGCAGCAGGGATGCGAATACGAAGGGGGAGGGGAGACGGCGGGAGGTGGGCATGAGGCGAATGATAGGCCGGAGCATCGACCCTGGCGAACCGGAGAAGTGTGGCGAATTGCAGATTTGCTGAGGCGAATGCGGAGAGTTGGCTACCATGCAGGAGCGGGATTGGAACATGCAGCCCGGCAGGAACCGGGCCGCCCCGGCTGGATTGCCCTAGGGCGCGGCCGGGGCCAGTTCGGTGACGAAGGAGGCCTCGCGGGCGGGCTCCGTTTTTTCGATGTAAAAACCGGCGCGGCGGTCAGGTGGAGCGTCGGGCGATGAACCTTGCCAGAGAGTGAACGCTCCAGGCGTGGCGAAGCGCACGCGCAGGATTTTGCCCTCGGGGAAAACGACGTCGATCACCGCTTCGTTTTCGAAGCGGGCCGAGCGTACCTCCTCCCAGTAGCCGAACTCCGCCGGACGACCGGTGGCGAAGCCGGAGACAGGCTTGAAGATGTCGGGCAGTTTGGGCGTACCGTGCAGGTGGAGGGAGAGGCTGAGGGTCGCGCCTGCGGTTTCCGTTCCCGTATAGGTGACGGTGGTTTCATCGATGAGGCGGTCGCCATCGATGCGCAGGGTGCGGCTTGCCGAAGCGTCGGGACGCCAGGAGGGCTGCCGGGCTGTCATGACGCCTCTGGCATCGTCGAAAAGTGTCATTTCACCGGGATCCCACGGCACCTGGCCTTCGCCGTTGACGAGGGGGATGTTGTGATTGAGGCCCCTCTGGTAGTAGCCGCGGTGCATGGGCGAACCGTAACCGACCGTGCCCGGATCATGGGTGACATCCACGCCCTCGAACGAAGCTGACCAGTTGAGCGCTTCGGATTGGGAATGGGAACGATGGATCTGTCCGTAGTGGAAAAACACTTGCCACGGGCCTTTTTTCATCAGGGCGAAGCGGATGGACTCCATGTGCCGGGAAACGACCGGAGGCAGTTCCGGCGTCTCCTGAGGCGAAAGGGGAGGAGGATCGACGAGGGTGTCCCATGAGCGGATATCCGCCGCGGCGGCCAGTCCCAGCGTCGTCGGCAGGATGCGATAAATGCCGGCGAGCCCATTCGCCGAGGCGCGGGCGGGGCGGTGCGAGTCGGCGGGATTGGGAATGGTGCCGTCGGGGAAGCGGATCGCGAGCGGAGCGATCACAAGATTCTGGGCGATGGCAGCCTCGTCGCGCAGCCGGTGGCCTTCTCCGATCAGGCCCGCAAAGGTGAAGAGGGGACGGGTGGCCACGATGATGTAGGCGTTGTAACCCATGGCCTGTTCATACCAGAAATAATCGCTGGTGACGCCGCGGTGCAGTTGCTCCCGCAGGCCATAGGGTTTGCCGTCCACAGTACGGTTCCAGAGGTCATTGTCCTTGTAGAGCAGGGCGACCTGGGCGGCGGAAGAACGATACCAAGTGGGGATATTGTGGATATCCTGACCGATGCCGGTAAGCAGTTCGGCCTGGGGTTTGAGGAGTTTGGCAAACCACGCCTGTCTCCTCGTTTCTCCTGCATAATCGAAAAGCAGGCGCGCGGCATCCACCTTCAGGGTCAGCCAGGTGGCGTCTTCGAGCGCCTGCCAGCCGATGTGCGAACCTTTTCTTTGCCGGGGATTCTTGCCCCAACGGTCGTAGTTGTTCGCGTAAAAATCGAGCTGGCCGGCGGCCCACTCGGCGTAGCGGGTTTCTCCTGTCAGCCGATACAGGCGGGCGGCTTCGACCGTCTGCTCGAAGTTGCGCTTGCGGAAACCGAATACCCAGCCCCCGAAGATATCGGGGGTGATTTCGACGCGGTGCCCGCTGCGGCTCATGAGATGATCGGTTTCCTCGCCGGGGATGTCGTCGGTCCACTCAAGGAAGGAGCCGTCTTTCGGGCTGACGAAGTGGTGCCAGTAACCTGTTTGCCACTCGACCCGGTCGCGGTGGCGGGTGATCCAGGCGTCGGTGGTTTCGCGACGTTCCTTCAGCCAGGCGGCCCAGGCAGGGTCGGTGGCGACACGCTGGCGCGCGCCTTGCCAGTCTTCGACCGGCTTGCGCAAGACTCCTCCGTCAGGTTGAAGCACTTTGTATTCGGCGAAGGTTTTTTCGGGATGGGGTTTGGGGAAGTCGGGAAGAGGATTGGCGGAAAGGACGCGGCCGGAATTGCCCGCGCGGGCGGCGATGGCGGCCGAGGCGTCGCTGGCAGAGATTTCCCGCAGTGAAAAATCGTCGAAGAGGGCGGTGACTGTGACCTGGTTGTAGGAGTGAATCCAGACGGCGGCGGTGGCCGCTTTTTCGGGGGCGATGGCGGGCAGGGTGTGGCGCGTCCATGTGGCGGCGGCGGTGCGGAGCGACATCACAAAACGGTCTCCGGGAGGGATGAGTTTTCCCGCTGTATCGAAAAACTGGAGATAAACGTCAATGCCGCCGCCCTCCACGATCCGGCCGGAAAACGACAGTTCGTAACCGCGTCCGGGCCGTACCGGTATCCGCGTCGAGTAAAGACTGCTGCCGGACGATCCGCTCCGGTCGTTGACCTTGAGGCCGAGTTTGCCCGTGCGCGCAGACTCGGCGGAGGTGGTGCTCATGCCTTTGTCGGCGGCGGGAGCGGTCCAGCGGGCGAAGCCGTCGGTGCCTTCTTCGAAGCCGGGATTGGGAAAGTCGAGAGGCTGGGCAGCCAGAGGACAGGCAAGGAGCAAGGGAAAGGCGAGGAGGGTGAGGGCTTTCATAAGGCGGCCGGTTGTGTCGCGGAAGTAGGGTGGTTGTGTGGTTGGGCGGAAGAGGCGGAGAGGGGAGGAGGATCGACCGTTGTGATGACGAAGTCATCGAAGTCGATATGGTTGTCGCGGTCCGGGCGATAGTCATCGCTGGCCCCTCCGTGAAACGTGCTGAAGTAGAAACGGTTGATTTGCCAGGTCTGGTCCGCGCTGCGCCAGCGCATGTCCGTGCGGTTGAAGGCGAGTTTTCCGTCAATCCAGACTTGGAGCTCGCCGTCGGGCTGGCCGGGGGTGTTGAGCTTGATGCGTTGCCTGAGGGTATGCCATTCGCCGGGGCGGAGGAGGGCATGGTCGAGGCGGATGCCGTCGCCGTAGCGCCCGCGCTGTTCGGAATGGTAGAGATAGAGGATGAGGCGTCCTCCGGGTTTCCACATGTAGCGGGCGGTAAGGCCGTCAGGGTTGGGGCGTCCGCCGGTGGCGCCCGTTCCGCCGGAGAGACCGGGGAGTTTGCCGCCGGACGTCCAGTGAAAGTCGGGTTCGAAGCGCACTCGGTATTCGGCCGTGGCCTCGTCGGAGGGCGGCAGGGGCGAGCGCCACGAGGCGCCGCTGGCGCGGGAGCCGATCTGGCCCTGTGGATAACTCACACGGATGAAGCTGTTGCCGTCTTCCTGAAGAACGGAAACGCGGTTTTCCCGCACGCCGTTGTCCGCGTGCGTCTTCCATCGTTTTTCCAGCCAGGAGAGAGGCAGCGGCCCGGCTTGCAGTTCGCTGAAATCATCCTGCAGGGTGAGGGCGCGGCTGGCAGGCGGAATACCGAGGAGGAGGAGAATCGGGGCAAACCGCCCGGGAGAGAAAAGACGGCAGAGTCGCGCAATCATGGAGCGCATGGGTGTTTTCAGCGAGGAAGGCCGGAGGAGCGGAAGCGAAAATGGAATCCAGATCGCCCTCACGGTGGTGTCGATGGACAATCGCTGGAGGGCGACAGGGAATCGGAGAGAATGGCGAGGTGATGAAGCTCCCCGTCTCGATCAACGTCTGCGGCGCCACCATAAGGCCAGAGCGAGGGCGCCAATACCAGCGACGGCGGCGTAGGTCGAGGGCTCGGGAATGGCAGCGGTGTTCACGACCGTGATGTCGTCGAAGTAGGCCCTCGTGTTGGTGCTGGCTGCCGCACCTGCCTGCAGCCTGATCTTGCCGACCTGCCAGTTTGTGGCGTCGGCATCTCCGGTTGCTACGCTGACGATGCTCGTGCCGTTCAGGGAGACGGAGGCGGTGTTGGTGGTTTCGTCGAAGTAAAGCCGGAAGGTGTTCCAGTCGGTCACCGTGTAGGCGACCTGGGTGGAGGCGGCTGGGCTATTCAGGGTGACGGTGCCATTGGGCGCCAGTGAAAGGTAAAAATTGGTGGTGTCGGTCCCGGCATCCGAAAAATAGAGGTAAAAATTACCCCCGCCTGCCTGTTTGATGGAGAACTCGATGTATCCCTGCGTGAGGGTGCTGCCGAGGTCGTATCGGGCGGAGGCGGAGTTTCCACTGATGTTGTCGTAGAGATGCAAGCTTTGCGAACCGCTGTGGGCGTCGGTGTCGATGATTCTGCTCAGGAGGGTGGTGCCATTGTCGTTGCCGATCCATCCGTTGATGGCGGTGCTCCCAAGCTGTGCGCCGGCAGCCCACTTCGGGGCTTCGAAATCTTCGCTGAACACGACTGCCTCCGCAGCGCGGACGGAGAACGGGCAGAGCAGCGAGACCAGGACGGCGACGAGGCCGGGACGGAGGCGGATTCTTGTATCTGTTTTCATATTACTCGGAGTTTTCATGTTGCGTGGCGGATAGGTGTTGGTTCACGGAGACGAGAGAGAGGGAGGGGGTTACTGAATGGCGGGAGCGAAGTTGAGGGGCACGGAGTGGACGCTCCAGTCGTAGCGAAGCACGTTGCGGTGGTTGCCGTGAACAGGGGTGTCGGGAGCCTTGCCCTTGAAGCCGGGTTCGAGTTCGGCATCGAGGTCAATGAGGGCCGGGCGATCGTGGTATTTCGGGGTGTTGATGACCGTGGTGTAGAGTTGCGGATTCCCTGGTGTCTGGCCGTTGGACCAACCCCAGGGGAAGCTGTTTGCATCGCCGGGGAGGCGCAGGTAATAGACGTTGTCCTCGTCGGGCCTGGCGGTTTTGCGGAGCCACGCGGTGCAGA harbors:
- a CDS encoding heparinase yields the protein MLRPIIRLMPTSRRLPSPFVFASLLLALLLSAVAADQPPVFEHPDFPKPENGREVTAGEFAQPDPSRPARIGASRHPWASPEEFRKLGEWFADTADGRAAWEAEAAFAAQTVNQWHLPKTGFGASRYIYSLRDLTRLSLVHLFTGHDLLGQFLKTHLTHIAALPPAFWLHSELRGNNAGLETAQTGLSFANALAASPDLFSADEIASMDAALRAKALVPCLTWLKTDKANNWTAVIATGTLVMARYLDDGDAQRTAVRRLRWYLDSTVEADGSYGEGTGYFYYPIDTLFSAALAMSPEQLKTVFSGAPLAHSSRWLAYHYFLFRGRDKDAAGYQPMRAHFHDNSYWGRPPAATTALFSSLYHDGLARWLGDAFFPPNSSVKSETEEERGDVRHWRIFLFLQKQGAGSGLAVKLPPARSPAELGLPTLASFASGENFIRSGWDDNGVVFALNNAGATKTNYSHHHACRNSFVLAAFGEYLVVSPGSASYRSPLHFEYDMSTRAQNTVEIDDKNQLLPIKPRTTAMIQGRPVAKTTLLAAGKAADVLASDATGAYAQPHKRIGRVVVYAREPGYFVMFDRLESTGETHSYAWRLHFNNRDGRAVLSTTEGRGGADSRSFLLKRPKAALEMFVAADAPLDASVGEGHMHGQGRDYSPGGANEGKPGSAIELTVRNREPAANLGFVSVLRPVAAAGAPLPAPLSISFSDGKLHVGHDVFSLNDNHLAITIGGVTETFVVW
- a CDS encoding heparinase, with protein sequence MKALTLLAFPLLLACPLAAQPLDFPNPGFEEGTDGFARWTAPAADKGMSTTSAESARTGKLGLKVNDRSGSSGSSLYSTRIPVRPGRGYELSFSGRIVEGGGIDVYLQFFDTAGKLIPPGDRFVMSLRTAAATWTRHTLPAIAPEKAATAAVWIHSYNQVTVTALFDDFSLREISASDASAAIAARAGNSGRVLSANPLPDFPKPHPEKTFAEYKVLQPDGGVLRKPVEDWQGARQRVATDPAWAAWLKERRETTDAWITRHRDRVEWQTGYWHHFVSPKDGSFLEWTDDIPGEETDHLMSRSGHRVEITPDIFGGWVFGFRKRNFEQTVEAARLYRLTGETRYAEWAAGQLDFYANNYDRWGKNPRQRKGSHIGWQALEDATWLTLKVDAARLLFDYAGETRRQAWFAKLLKPQAELLTGIGQDIHNIPTWYRSSAAQVALLYKDNDLWNRTVDGKPYGLREQLHRGVTSDYFWYEQAMGYNAYIIVATRPLFTFAGLIGEGHRLRDEAAIAQNLVIAPLAIRFPDGTIPNPADSHRPARASANGLAGIYRILPTTLGLAAAADIRSWDTLVDPPPLSPQETPELPPVVSRHMESIRFALMKKGPWQVFFHYGQIHRSHSQSEALNWSASFEGVDVTHDPGTVGYGSPMHRGYYQRGLNHNIPLVNGEGQVPWDPGEMTLFDDARGVMTARQPSWRPDASASRTLRIDGDRLIDETTVTYTGTETAGATLSLSLHLHGTPKLPDIFKPVSGFATGRPAEFGYWEEVRSARFENEAVIDVVFPEGKILRVRFATPGAFTLWQGSSPDAPPDRRAGFYIEKTEPAREASFVTELAPAAP
- a CDS encoding heparinase yields the protein MTTSGLPLAFAPLLLALLLSAFAAPVRAVSADPCATLDELARTSSPDLAASRDALVAAAREEAAQKPLIRRPRDLAELRASGINMKYKTKPAHMPHLDDAGFERLALGLGDSSAASELSRRLPRIAAAARLTGDRALAGYVCAQLAELATWAPLERPGWSGGSATSGGAWLGTGWAVRAITESIKLLPDGSVSPELRQALDTRFEAEIARIRDDWRTQRSWFIKREAAYSNQWVLPNEAIVLASLFNGLDRHRDDYEFGVRNILRSLDAQGPDGEFVEGMGYGSITLSSVLSVARATALQAGDTRLLDHPFLKKFPVWLMHHQQPGRFTINAFDSWAGIDPGLLAQLVTDTGHPVAIWGFNRRVPEARSATFATSLPVFLARATLAGNKNLAPLPPPAFASYRIATRVNWIESWENSPGGKVSGLWIRGGHATDAHDHQDRGHVNLILDGKPVLIEAGLVSYGLPEHPTHFRSIAGHNVLQVGDHAPAALTPEILKAGAGQILDRAHRSAPLTVARLDATGGDITVDASGCYASVNRWVRRVVWDRAGADITDEVELREPDIILFRWHLGQPADAPRTLADNRVQVGDIVIRSEATAPLQITVEPMPDGTLLSGKMNHHACVVVRTVSPARTLTLRTRVQLDTPH